One window of Burkholderia thailandensis E264 genomic DNA carries:
- the tnpB gene encoding IS66 family insertion sequence element accessory protein TnpB (TnpB, as the term is used for proteins encoded by IS66 family insertion elements, is considered an accessory protein, since TnpC, encoded by a neighboring gene, is a DDE family transposase.) — MIGLPSRTKVWLAAGVTDMRSGFNSLAAKVQTVLERDPFSGHVFVFRGKRGDLVKVLWWSGDGMCLLMKRLERGRFVWPRADGGVVCLSQAQLSMLLEGIDWRQPIRTTEPTSAL, encoded by the coding sequence ATGATCGGGCTGCCCAGCCGCACAAAGGTCTGGCTGGCCGCGGGTGTGACTGATATGCGTTCAGGCTTCAACAGCTTGGCCGCGAAGGTCCAGACCGTATTGGAACGCGATCCCTTCAGCGGCCACGTGTTCGTGTTCCGAGGCAAGCGCGGCGATCTGGTCAAAGTGCTGTGGTGGAGCGGCGACGGCATGTGTCTTCTGATGAAACGCCTGGAACGGGGCCGATTCGTTTGGCCACGCGCCGACGGTGGCGTTGTCTGCCTGAGCCAAGCCCAACTGTCGATGCTGCTCGAAGGTATCGACTGGCGCCAGCCGATACGAACGACCGAGCCGACATCGGCGTTGTAA
- the tnpA gene encoding IS66-like element accessory protein TnpA, translating to MSTEAPKRTSRKGIPNHPVEFRRKLAKLACEPGVSVARLAMEHGVNTNLLFKWRRALRAGEYDSVGFLPVTLEAPAPQIERPTATVAPTPVIGAAAMGAIEINVGNTRVRIEGSPNEGTLRLVLRMLRNTPESAA from the coding sequence GTGTCAACAGAAGCACCGAAGAGAACTTCACGCAAAGGCATTCCTAATCACCCCGTCGAATTTCGACGGAAACTCGCCAAGCTGGCCTGCGAACCGGGCGTATCCGTAGCGCGGCTGGCGATGGAACACGGGGTGAACACGAACTTGTTATTCAAATGGCGTCGCGCGTTGCGTGCCGGCGAATACGATTCTGTGGGATTTTTGCCGGTCACATTGGAAGCGCCAGCGCCACAGATCGAGCGACCGACTGCGACCGTGGCGCCGACGCCGGTGATCGGCGCTGCCGCGATGGGCGCCATAGAGATCAACGTCGGTAACACTCGTGTGCGGATCGAGGGCTCGCCCAACGAGGGCACGTTGCGGCTGGTGCTGCGCATGTTGCGCAACACACCGGAATCGGCAGCATGA
- a CDS encoding IS3-like element ISButh2 family transposase (programmed frameshift), whose protein sequence is MEVLTGPERRRRWTAEQKLAMVRESLEPGTSVSMVARQHGVNPNQLFHWRKLYQDGSLSAVKAGEEVVPASELADALKQIRELQRMLGKKTMENEILREAVEYGRGKKMDSALALAAGGRPVKLVCEVLGVSRSNVSARLSRPATWRDGRQSRQADDASVVEEIRRVVGDLPSYGYRRVWGTLRNERVAVGLVPFNAKRIYRVMRTHGLLMQRRPIPPRPQRRHDGKVAVGRSNQRWCSDGFEFRCDNGEPLRVTFALDCCDREAMSWAATTAGHSGDIVRDVMLAAVENRFGNALHTPSEIEWLSDNGSGYTADDTRRFAMDIGLKPLTTPVCSPQSNGMAESFVKTMKRDYVAFMPKPDAATAAHNLAIAFEHYNEKHPHSALKYRSPREFRRSMDSATLV, encoded by the exons ATGGAAGTGTTGACGGGCCCGGAGCGTCGGCGGCGCTGGACGGCGGAACAGAAGCTGGCGATGGTTCGCGAGAGTTTGGAGCCGGGGACGTCGGTTTCGATGGTCGCGCGCCAGCACGGCGTGAACCCGAACCAGCTGTTCCACTGGCGCAAGCTGTACCAGGACGGGAGCCTGTCAGCAGTCAAGGCTGGCGAGGAAGTAGTTCCGGCATCGGAGCTGGCCGACGCGCTCAAGCAGATTCGCGAGCTGCAACGGATGCTCGGCAAAAAGACCATGGAGAACGAGATTCTCCGGGAAGCAGTCGAGTACGGCCGAG GCAAAAAAATGGATAGCGCACTCGCCCTTGCTGCCGGAGGACGGCCAGTGAAACTGGTTTGTGAAGTTCTCGGCGTGTCGCGCTCGAACGTATCGGCACGACTGTCGCGCCCGGCGACGTGGCGCGATGGCCGTCAATCGAGACAGGCCGACGATGCGAGCGTGGTCGAGGAAATCCGCCGTGTCGTCGGCGATTTGCCCAGCTATGGCTATCGCCGGGTTTGGGGCACGTTGCGCAACGAGCGTGTTGCCGTTGGGCTGGTGCCGTTCAATGCCAAGCGCATCTATCGCGTCATGCGTACGCACGGGCTACTGATGCAGCGCCGACCGATTCCACCTCGGCCGCAACGTCGCCATGACGGCAAGGTGGCTGTCGGTCGCAGCAATCAGCGATGGTGCTCCGACGGCTTCGAGTTTCGCTGCGACAACGGCGAGCCGCTGCGCGTAACGTTCGCGCTGGACTGCTGTGACCGCGAGGCGATGAGTTGGGCGGCCACGACGGCAGGCCATAGCGGCGACATCGTGCGCGACGTGATGCTGGCTGCGGTGGAAAATCGTTTCGGCAATGCGTTGCATACGCCATCCGAAATCGAGTGGTTGAGCGACAACGGTTCGGGCTACACGGCCGACGACACGCGCCGGTTTGCGATGGACATAGGCCTGAAGCCGTTGACCACGCCGGTGTGCAGCCCGCAAAGTAACGGCATGGCTGAGAGCTTCGTGAAAACCATGAAGCGCGATTACGTCGCCTTCATGCCGAAGCCGGACGCGGCGACCGCTGCACACAATCTGGCCATCGCGTTCGAGCATTACAACGAGAAGCATCCCCATAGCGCGCTGAAATACCGCTCGCCTCGCGAGTTCCGGCGCTCGATGGATTCAGCAACCTTAGTGTGA